From Hartmannibacter diazotrophicus, a single genomic window includes:
- the scpA gene encoding methylmalonyl-CoA mutase, with the protein MTRLPSFADVAYRKVAPAATAEGIAPWVTPEGIAVDPVFSAGDLQGLAHLDTWPGLPPYLRGPYPTMYVGSPWTIRQYAGFSTAEDSNAFYRRNLDQGQKGLSVAFDLATHRGYDSDHPRVPGDVGMAGVAIDSIYDMRTLFDHIPLDQMSVSMTMNGAVLPVLALFVVAAEEQGVTPDKLSGTIQNDILKEFMVRNTYIYPPAPSMRIISDIFAYTSEKMPKFNSISISGYHMQEAGATADLELAYTLADGIEYVRTGMAAGLPVDRFAPRLSFFWAIGTNFFMEVAKLRAARLLWANLMKKEFDPKDPRSLSLRTHSQTSGWSLTAQDPYNNVVRTAIEAMAATQGHTQSLHTNGLDEALALPTDFTARIARNTQIVLAEESGTTKMIDPWGGSYYVERLTADLAEKALAHIAEVEALGGMAKAIEAGIPKLRIEEAAAKTQARIDSGEQPVIGVNKYRVSSETEIDVLKVDNSAVRAAQIKKLKRLRAERDETSVTAALDALTNAASAGSGNLLALSIDAARAKATVGEITIAMEKVFGRHKAEIRSISGVYKREAGRMDDKIAAVHKLVSAFEENEGRRPRILVAKMGQDGHDRGQKVIASAFADLGFDVDIGPLFATPEEAARQAMENDVHIVGVSSLAAGHLTLVPALKAALEAEGRGDIMIVVGGVIPPQDYPALYESGASAIFPPGTVIADAAGKLVQDLSTRLGYGDLQAAE; encoded by the coding sequence ATGACGAGACTTCCTTCCTTCGCCGATGTCGCCTACCGCAAGGTCGCGCCCGCAGCCACCGCCGAAGGCATCGCCCCCTGGGTCACGCCGGAAGGGATTGCCGTCGATCCGGTCTTTTCGGCTGGCGACCTTCAGGGCCTTGCCCATCTCGACACATGGCCGGGCCTGCCGCCCTATCTGCGCGGCCCCTATCCGACGATGTATGTCGGCAGCCCGTGGACGATCCGGCAGTATGCGGGCTTTTCGACCGCCGAGGATTCCAACGCCTTCTACCGGCGCAATCTGGACCAGGGCCAGAAGGGCCTTTCCGTCGCCTTCGACCTTGCCACCCACCGCGGCTATGACAGCGACCATCCGCGCGTTCCCGGCGACGTCGGCATGGCGGGTGTCGCGATCGATTCGATCTACGACATGCGCACGCTGTTCGACCATATCCCGCTCGACCAGATGAGCGTGTCGATGACAATGAACGGCGCGGTGCTGCCCGTGCTCGCGCTTTTCGTCGTCGCGGCCGAAGAACAGGGCGTTACTCCGGACAAGCTTTCAGGAACGATCCAGAACGACATCCTGAAGGAGTTCATGGTCCGCAACACCTACATCTATCCGCCCGCCCCCTCGATGCGGATCATCTCGGACATCTTCGCCTACACGTCGGAGAAGATGCCGAAGTTCAACTCCATCTCGATTTCCGGCTACCACATGCAGGAAGCAGGCGCGACGGCGGACCTGGAGCTTGCCTATACGCTGGCCGACGGCATTGAATATGTGCGCACGGGCATGGCGGCTGGCCTTCCGGTCGACCGTTTCGCGCCGCGCCTGTCCTTCTTCTGGGCGATCGGCACCAATTTCTTCATGGAGGTCGCCAAGCTGCGCGCCGCGCGCCTGCTCTGGGCGAACCTCATGAAGAAGGAGTTCGATCCGAAGGACCCGCGCTCGCTGTCGCTGCGCACCCATTCGCAGACGTCGGGCTGGTCGCTGACCGCGCAGGACCCCTACAACAACGTCGTGCGCACGGCGATCGAGGCGATGGCGGCAACGCAGGGCCATACCCAGTCGCTGCACACCAACGGCCTCGACGAGGCGCTGGCACTCCCCACCGACTTCACCGCCCGTATTGCCCGCAACACGCAGATCGTGCTTGCCGAGGAAAGCGGCACGACCAAGATGATCGACCCCTGGGGCGGCTCCTATTACGTGGAGCGACTGACCGCCGATCTCGCCGAAAAGGCGCTTGCCCATATCGCAGAGGTCGAGGCGCTCGGCGGTATGGCCAAGGCCATCGAGGCCGGCATCCCGAAGCTCCGGATCGAGGAAGCCGCCGCCAAGACGCAGGCGCGCATCGACAGCGGCGAACAGCCGGTCATCGGCGTCAACAAGTATCGCGTTTCCAGCGAGACCGAGATCGACGTCCTCAAGGTCGACAACTCGGCGGTGCGCGCGGCTCAGATCAAGAAGCTGAAGCGCCTGCGCGCCGAACGCGACGAGACCTCCGTCACCGCCGCGCTCGACGCCCTCACCAATGCCGCCTCGGCTGGCAGCGGCAACCTGCTGGCGCTTTCCATCGATGCCGCCCGCGCCAAGGCGACCGTCGGCGAGATCACCATCGCGATGGAAAAGGTCTTCGGCCGGCACAAGGCGGAAATCCGCTCCATCTCGGGTGTCTACAAGCGGGAGGCCGGACGCATGGACGACAAGATCGCAGCCGTTCACAAGCTGGTTTCCGCCTTCGAGGAGAATGAGGGCCGGCGCCCGCGCATTCTCGTCGCCAAGATGGGTCAGGACGGGCACGACCGCGGCCAGAAGGTGATCGCCTCGGCCTTTGCCGACCTCGGCTTCGACGTCGACATCGGGCCGCTCTTCGCGACCCCGGAAGAAGCCGCCCGCCAGGCGATGGAAAACGACGTCCATATCGTCGGTGTGTCGTCGCTCGCCGCTGGTCACCTGACGCTCGTTCCGGCCCTCAAGGCGGCGCTGGAAGCGGAAGGGCGCGGCGACATCATGATCGTCGTCGGCGGCGTCATCCCGCCGCAGGACTATCCGGCGCTCTACGAGTCCGGCGCGAGCGCCATCTTCCCGCCCGGCACGGTGATCGCCGACGCCGCGGGAAAGCTGGTGCAGGATCTGAGCACGCGGCTCGGCTACGGGGATCTGCAGGCCGCCGAATAG
- a CDS encoding hemolysin family protein, translating to MFEIIIVALLILLNGVFALSELAVVSSRRARLRSMAEAGRAGAKAALELSEDPGRFLSTVQIGITLIGILAGAYSGSALGEKLSTLLQSFGVEPGMAQPVGIGLVVTIITYFSLVIGELVPKQLALGNPERIACLVAGPMRALSRVAAPFVVLLDLSSRFVFFLLRVKQDRKEVVTEEEIRSLIAEAERAGVIEADERRLISGVFRFGDRKVKALMTPRTDVERLSLAADDAAIREKLLTSSHTRLPVSRDGSDDMAGIVVTSDLVKQLLSGEPLDIEKHIRPAPVIPDTASALDLLELLRSSEEPMALVHDEYGDFEGIVTPADVLGAIAGAFRSDLDEGESEDAFQREDGSWLIAGSMPAEDMAETIGMALPAERGYNTTAGFMLSRLGHLPVTGEHFSHLGWRFEVVDMDGLRIDKVHAQRLNVTTPDP from the coding sequence ATGTTCGAAATCATTATCGTTGCGCTGCTCATTCTGCTCAACGGCGTCTTTGCGTTGTCCGAACTGGCGGTTGTCTCCTCCCGCAGGGCACGGCTGAGATCCATGGCCGAGGCAGGACGGGCCGGCGCAAAGGCCGCGCTGGAACTGTCGGAAGACCCCGGCCGCTTCCTCTCCACAGTCCAGATCGGCATCACCCTGATCGGCATTCTCGCCGGCGCCTATTCCGGCTCCGCCCTCGGCGAGAAGCTCTCCACCTTGCTCCAGTCCTTCGGCGTCGAGCCCGGCATGGCCCAGCCGGTCGGCATTGGGCTTGTCGTGACCATCATCACCTATTTCTCGCTGGTCATCGGAGAACTGGTCCCCAAGCAGCTGGCCCTCGGCAATCCGGAGCGCATCGCATGCCTCGTGGCCGGCCCGATGCGCGCCCTGTCGCGCGTTGCCGCGCCCTTTGTCGTCTTGCTGGATCTGTCCTCGCGCTTCGTCTTCTTCCTCTTGCGCGTCAAGCAGGACCGGAAGGAGGTCGTCACCGAGGAAGAAATCCGCAGCCTGATCGCCGAAGCCGAAAGAGCAGGCGTCATCGAGGCCGACGAGCGCCGGCTCATTTCCGGCGTCTTCCGTTTCGGCGACCGCAAGGTGAAGGCCCTGATGACGCCGCGCACCGACGTGGAACGGCTTTCGCTGGCGGCGGATGATGCGGCCATCCGGGAAAAGCTCCTGACCTCCAGCCACACGCGGCTGCCGGTCTCGCGCGACGGCAGCGACGACATGGCCGGCATCGTGGTGACCAGCGATCTGGTCAAGCAACTCCTCTCGGGCGAACCGCTCGACATCGAAAAGCATATCCGGCCGGCGCCGGTCATTCCGGACACCGCAAGCGCGCTCGATCTCCTGGAACTCCTGCGGTCCTCGGAAGAGCCGATGGCCCTGGTCCACGACGAGTATGGCGACTTCGAAGGCATCGTGACGCCGGCCGACGTGCTTGGAGCCATTGCGGGCGCCTTCCGCTCCGACCTCGACGAAGGCGAATCGGAGGATGCCTTCCAGCGCGAGGACGGCTCCTGGCTCATTGCCGGCTCCATGCCGGCGGAAGACATGGCCGAGACGATCGGCATGGCCCTGCCGGCGGAGCGGGGCTACAACACCACGGCCGGCTTCATGCTGTCCCGGCTCGGGCATCTGCCGGTGACCGGCGAGCATTTTTCCCATCTCGGCTGGCGTTTCGAGGTCGTCGACATGGATGGCCTGCGAATCGACAAGGTGCACGCGCAGCGGCTGAACGTCACCACGCCTGACCCGTGA
- a CDS encoding helicase HerA-like C-terminal domain-containing protein: protein MIEEGKVLIGKSEKPEYLTLKLANRHGLVTGATGTGKTVSLQILAEGLSSAGVPVFCADIKGDLSGISMAGEPKDFLLKRAEEIGLGEEYVFEATPTVFWDLFGLEGHPIRTTISEMGPLLLARLMNLNDTQEGVLNITFKMADEEGLLLLDLKDLRAMLNYVGENAREISTRYGNVSTASVGAIQRGLLVLEQQGAENFFGEPALEVLDLMRTTRDGRGIVNILAADKLVNNPRLYATFLLWLLSELFEELPEVGDPEKPRLVFFFDEAHLLFDEAPKALIDKVEQVVKLIRSKGVGVYFVTQNPMDVPESVLAQLGNRIQHALRAYTPREQKAVKVAAQTFRPNPNFDAFEVITQLGVGEALVSTLENKGIPSIVERTLVRPPSGRLGPITDNERQQLINSSPILGLYDKPEDRESAFELLAARTEEKLTEAEAPEASGGLLGGLMGTLFGVGTTATEGGRRKRLTVTQRVARDVTRTVVNRVAGQVAADVGKSVAGSIGSSAGRAIVRGVLGSLLRR from the coding sequence ATGATTGAAGAAGGCAAGGTGTTGATCGGCAAGAGCGAGAAGCCAGAATATCTCACCTTGAAACTGGCAAATCGGCATGGTCTTGTGACGGGCGCAACCGGAACGGGAAAGACGGTTAGTCTTCAAATACTTGCAGAAGGACTTTCCAGCGCGGGCGTTCCGGTCTTCTGCGCCGATATCAAGGGCGATCTTTCCGGAATTTCCATGGCCGGTGAGCCCAAGGACTTCCTGTTGAAGCGTGCCGAGGAGATCGGCCTCGGCGAGGAATATGTGTTCGAGGCGACACCGACGGTCTTCTGGGACCTGTTCGGCCTCGAAGGGCATCCGATCCGCACGACCATCTCCGAGATGGGGCCGCTGCTGCTGGCGCGGCTGATGAACCTCAACGACACGCAGGAAGGCGTGTTGAACATCACCTTCAAGATGGCCGACGAGGAGGGGCTCCTGCTGCTCGACCTCAAGGACCTGAGGGCGATGCTCAACTACGTCGGCGAGAATGCCCGGGAAATTTCCACGCGCTACGGAAATGTCTCGACGGCGTCGGTCGGCGCGATCCAGCGCGGCCTTCTCGTGCTCGAACAGCAAGGCGCGGAGAATTTCTTCGGCGAGCCGGCGCTGGAGGTCCTCGATCTCATGCGCACGACGCGCGACGGACGGGGCATCGTCAATATTCTGGCGGCTGACAAGCTGGTGAACAATCCAAGGCTCTATGCCACCTTCCTGCTGTGGCTTCTCTCCGAACTCTTCGAGGAATTGCCCGAGGTCGGCGATCCGGAAAAGCCGAGGCTGGTCTTCTTCTTCGATGAAGCCCATCTCCTGTTCGACGAGGCTCCCAAGGCCCTGATCGACAAGGTCGAGCAGGTGGTCAAGCTGATCCGCTCCAAGGGCGTCGGCGTTTATTTCGTGACCCAGAACCCGATGGACGTTCCCGAGAGCGTGCTGGCCCAACTCGGCAACCGCATCCAGCACGCGCTGCGCGCCTATACGCCGCGCGAGCAAAAGGCGGTGAAGGTGGCGGCGCAGACCTTCCGGCCCAATCCAAACTTCGATGCTTTTGAAGTGATCACGCAGCTTGGCGTCGGCGAGGCGCTCGTCTCCACGCTGGAGAACAAGGGCATTCCCTCGATTGTCGAGCGCACGCTCGTCCGTCCGCCGAGCGGACGCCTCGGACCCATTACGGACAACGAGCGCCAGCAGCTGATCAACAGCAGTCCGATTCTCGGTCTCTACGACAAGCCCGAGGATCGGGAATCCGCTTTCGAGTTGCTGGCCGCTCGCACCGAGGAAAAGCTCACGGAGGCTGAGGCTCCCGAGGCAAGCGGAGGGCTGCTTGGTGGCCTGATGGGCACTCTGTTCGGGGTCGGGACGACGGCAACGGAGGGCGGGCGCCGCAAGCGGTTGACCGTGACCCAGCGTGTCGCCCGTGACGTGACCCGCACGGTCGTCAATCGTGTGGCAGGTCAGGTCGCGGCGGATGTCGGCAAGTCCGTGGCCGGTTCGATCGGCTCCTCTGCCGGGCGGGCAATCGTGCGCGGCGTTCTCGGCAGCCTGCTGAGGCGATAG
- a CDS encoding DUF3096 domain-containing protein, whose product MVAVSIAPLIALIAGIIILIAPRFLNYIVAIYLILIGLMGLFPGAMHQFMR is encoded by the coding sequence ATGGTTGCCGTCTCCATCGCGCCCCTCATTGCCCTCATCGCCGGCATCATCATTCTGATCGCGCCGCGTTTCCTGAACTATATCGTCGCCATCTATCTGATCCTGATCGGCCTCATGGGCCTCTTCCCGGGCGCGATGCATCAGTTCATGCGATAG
- a CDS encoding dipeptidase, producing the protein MSSLTSVLARLDADFDKSLERLFDLLRLKSISTDTAFKPDCRKAAEWLVADLSSIGFEASLRETPGHPMVVAHYRKAHDAPHVLFYGHYDVQPVDPLELWKTPPFEPRVEEAADGSKRIVARGAADDKGQLLTFVEAARAFLAETGSLPLNVTILLEGEEESGSPSLVPFLEATKKELSADVALICDTSMWNATTPAITTMLRGLVGEEIVITCADRDLHSGLYGGASWNPIRVLTSILGDLHDETGRVVLPGFYDGVSDISPDVKANWDRLDFDETAFLGGVGLKTPAGEAGRTVLEQLWARPTAEINGISGGYTGEGFKTVLPSKASAKVSFRLVVGQNPDRIRASFRKFVEDRLPPDARVEFHAHGGGPGLKISDENPALKKALGALTDEWTQEAAVIGGGGSIPIVGLFKDILGMDSLLIGFGLDDDRIHSPNEKYEMESFRRGQRSWARIIAALADKA; encoded by the coding sequence ATGTCCAGTCTTACGTCCGTCCTTGCGCGTCTCGATGCCGATTTCGACAAGAGCCTCGAGAGGCTCTTCGATCTGCTGCGACTGAAGTCGATCTCGACCGATACCGCGTTCAAGCCGGATTGCCGCAAGGCGGCCGAATGGCTCGTTGCCGATCTGTCGTCCATCGGGTTCGAGGCGTCGCTGCGCGAGACGCCCGGCCATCCGATGGTCGTGGCGCATTACCGCAAGGCGCACGATGCGCCGCACGTGCTCTTCTATGGCCACTATGACGTCCAGCCGGTCGATCCGCTGGAGCTCTGGAAAACGCCCCCCTTCGAGCCACGGGTCGAGGAAGCCGCCGACGGCTCGAAGCGGATCGTTGCCCGCGGTGCGGCCGACGACAAGGGGCAGCTGTTGACCTTCGTCGAAGCGGCGCGTGCCTTTCTCGCCGAAACCGGATCGCTGCCGCTCAACGTCACGATCCTTCTGGAGGGTGAAGAAGAATCCGGCAGCCCGAGCCTCGTACCCTTCCTGGAGGCAACGAAGAAGGAGTTGTCCGCCGACGTTGCCCTCATCTGCGACACCAGCATGTGGAATGCGACGACGCCGGCCATCACGACGATGCTGCGCGGTCTCGTCGGCGAGGAGATTGTCATCACCTGTGCCGATCGGGATCTGCATTCGGGTCTCTACGGCGGGGCATCCTGGAACCCGATCCGCGTCCTGACGTCGATCCTCGGCGACCTTCATGACGAAACGGGCAGGGTGGTTCTGCCCGGCTTCTATGATGGCGTTAGCGACATCAGCCCGGACGTGAAGGCCAACTGGGACAGGCTGGATTTCGACGAGACGGCGTTTCTGGGCGGTGTTGGCCTGAAGACGCCAGCCGGCGAAGCGGGACGGACGGTGCTGGAACAGCTCTGGGCCCGGCCGACGGCCGAGATCAACGGCATTTCCGGCGGCTACACCGGCGAGGGCTTCAAGACCGTTCTGCCGTCCAAAGCCTCCGCCAAGGTGTCGTTCCGCCTCGTCGTCGGCCAGAACCCCGACAGGATCCGGGCAAGCTTCCGCAAGTTCGTCGAGGACCGCCTGCCACCGGACGCGAGGGTAGAATTCCACGCCCATGGCGGCGGTCCGGGTCTGAAAATCTCCGACGAGAATCCGGCCCTGAAGAAGGCGCTTGGCGCCCTGACCGATGAATGGACCCAAGAGGCGGCCGTCATCGGCGGTGGCGGGTCGATCCCCATAGTCGGGCTCTTCAAGGATATCCTCGGCATGGACAGCCTGCTCATCGGCTTCGGGCTCGACGACGACCGCATCCACAGTCCGAACGAGAAATACGAAATGGAGAGCTTCCGCCGTGGTCAGCGCTCATGGGCGCGGATCATCGCGGCGCTGGCCGACAAGGCCTGA
- a CDS encoding methylmalonyl-CoA mutase family protein: MTGRSSTTTENGSDGERLAELLSGTLPTFGQDDWQAAVEKSLKGRSLDKITARTAEGITVPPLAPRRIDAKALAMRPAGLPWQIVQPLLVTDAAEANAALLEELSGGVGGIDLAFAGPISDLGRLFDGVYTDLVSIHLSPETFASGQVETVARHLATAGGGTLHLGVDPFEPGRTGTADDAGKTVTAAIGLGKDIGLAGTWLAARGQGWHGAGASSAQQIAIALATAAEYLRLADAAGQEDLEGLLSRIEFRLVADQNQFLTIARLRAFRRLHALFAETCGFAAKPAFVLADAAERMMTKRDPWVNILRSTIATFGAAIGGADAILTRPHTAVLGLPDADARRLSRNVQNVLLEESNLHRVADPTAGSGGVETLTDEIAERAWDEFRQIEREGGLARSLAQGGIASRIAEMAEASRKAVARRRKPITGTSTYPLLSERDAAVAAPLPEAPAGAGPVQPYRIAEPWEAFRDASDAVLHANGARPKIFLANLGPVAAFTVRATWAKNLFEAGGIEAISDRGHKDAASLVAAFKASGASIACLCSNDATYETLGAEAASALKTAGATRVLLAGRPGDLEDGLRQAGVDVFAHEGLDMIALLTDVLAGLGVALPAPKGGLNG; this comes from the coding sequence ATGACCGGACGCTCGTCGACAACAACAGAAAATGGCTCGGACGGCGAACGCCTTGCCGAACTGCTGAGCGGCACGCTGCCCACTTTCGGGCAGGACGACTGGCAGGCGGCGGTCGAGAAGTCCCTCAAGGGCCGCTCCCTCGACAAGATCACGGCGCGCACGGCCGAGGGCATCACGGTTCCGCCCCTCGCTCCAAGGCGCATCGATGCCAAGGCCCTCGCCATGCGGCCGGCCGGCCTGCCCTGGCAGATCGTGCAGCCTCTTCTCGTCACCGATGCGGCTGAAGCGAACGCCGCCCTGCTGGAAGAGCTGTCCGGCGGTGTCGGCGGCATCGACCTGGCGTTCGCCGGACCGATTTCAGACCTCGGTCGCCTCTTCGACGGCGTCTACACCGACCTCGTTTCGATCCATCTTTCGCCGGAGACCTTCGCGTCCGGTCAGGTGGAAACCGTCGCCCGCCATCTGGCTACGGCCGGGGGCGGAACGCTGCATCTCGGCGTCGATCCCTTCGAGCCCGGCCGTACCGGCACAGCCGACGATGCCGGAAAGACGGTGACTGCCGCCATCGGGCTCGGCAAGGACATAGGCCTTGCCGGAACCTGGCTTGCCGCGCGCGGTCAGGGCTGGCACGGCGCCGGGGCCTCGTCAGCGCAGCAGATCGCGATCGCACTGGCAACAGCGGCAGAGTATCTCCGGCTCGCGGACGCAGCCGGACAGGAGGACCTTGAAGGGCTTCTGTCGCGGATCGAGTTCCGTCTCGTCGCCGACCAGAACCAGTTCCTGACGATCGCCCGCCTTCGGGCCTTCCGCCGTCTTCATGCGCTCTTCGCAGAGACCTGCGGCTTTGCCGCGAAGCCCGCCTTCGTTCTGGCCGATGCGGCAGAGCGAATGATGACGAAGCGCGACCCCTGGGTGAACATCCTGCGCTCGACCATCGCCACCTTCGGCGCGGCCATTGGCGGGGCGGACGCCATCCTGACGCGGCCGCACACGGCCGTCCTCGGCCTGCCGGATGCCGATGCCCGGCGCCTGTCGCGCAACGTCCAGAACGTCCTTCTGGAAGAATCCAACCTCCACCGCGTCGCCGATCCGACCGCCGGCAGCGGCGGCGTCGAGACGCTGACCGACGAGATCGCCGAACGGGCGTGGGATGAATTCCGCCAGATCGAGCGCGAGGGAGGCCTGGCCCGCAGCCTTGCCCAAGGCGGCATCGCGTCGCGAATCGCCGAGATGGCGGAGGCGTCGCGCAAAGCGGTCGCCCGCCGCCGCAAGCCGATCACCGGCACCAGCACCTATCCGCTGCTCAGCGAGCGCGATGCGGCTGTCGCTGCCCCGCTGCCCGAGGCTCCCGCCGGGGCCGGACCCGTCCAGCCCTATCGGATCGCCGAACCGTGGGAAGCCTTCCGGGACGCCTCGGATGCCGTGCTTCACGCCAACGGCGCGCGGCCGAAGATTTTCCTCGCCAATCTCGGTCCCGTCGCGGCTTTCACCGTCCGGGCCACCTGGGCCAAGAACCTATTCGAAGCCGGCGGCATCGAGGCGATCAGCGATCGTGGGCATAAGGATGCCGCCTCGCTCGTCGCGGCCTTCAAGGCGAGCGGCGCCAGCATCGCCTGTCTCTGTTCCAACGACGCCACCTATGAGACACTTGGGGCGGAGGCTGCCAGCGCCCTGAAGACTGCCGGCGCAACGCGCGTTCTCCTCGCTGGCCGGCCCGGCGACCTGGAAGACGGCCTGAGACAAGCCGGCGTCGACGTCTTTGCCCATGAAGGGCTCGACATGATCGCGCTTCTGACCGACGTCCTTGCCGGCCTCGGTGTCGCGCTGCCTGCCCCCAAGGGAGGGCTGAACGGATGA
- a CDS encoding haloacid dehalogenase type II, translated as MFDAYGTLFDVHGAVRRHEAAVGPDAAKLSDIWRTKQLEYAFVRSLSGRYRDFEALTAEALDTAFAMVPSADRSLREALLDAYRTLAPYPDARPLLEHLKAGGHSLAILSNGSPGMLADAVGAAGFEPLFDCVLSVDTIHRYKPDPAVYEMVTKHFGVGRPEISFQSSNRWDIAGASRFGFRTNWINRSGAPDEYPDLKPDAVLTSLADLMPGK; from the coding sequence GTGTTTGATGCCTATGGAACGCTCTTCGATGTGCATGGCGCCGTGCGTCGCCATGAGGCGGCCGTCGGCCCCGATGCGGCGAAACTCTCCGACATCTGGCGCACGAAACAGCTCGAATATGCCTTCGTGCGCTCGCTCTCCGGCCGCTATCGTGACTTCGAAGCCTTGACGGCCGAGGCCCTCGACACCGCCTTCGCGATGGTGCCGAGCGCCGATCGTTCGCTTCGCGAGGCGCTTCTCGACGCCTACCGGACGCTCGCCCCCTATCCCGATGCGAGGCCGCTACTGGAGCATCTCAAGGCGGGCGGTCACTCGCTCGCCATCCTGTCGAACGGATCGCCGGGCATGCTCGCGGATGCCGTCGGCGCAGCCGGCTTCGAGCCCTTGTTCGACTGCGTTCTGTCGGTCGACACGATCCATCGCTACAAGCCTGATCCTGCCGTCTACGAGATGGTGACGAAGCATTTCGGGGTCGGACGACCGGAAATCTCGTTCCAGTCGTCCAACCGCTGGGACATCGCGGGCGCGTCGCGCTTCGGATTCCGCACCAACTGGATCAACCGCTCCGGCGCGCCCGACGAATATCCGGACCTGAAGCCCGACGCCGTGCTCACGTCCCTCGCCGACCTGATGCCCGGCAAGTAA
- a CDS encoding DUF4332 domain-containing protein: MASYPISKIEGIGPKYSAVLASVGVATTGKLLDRAKDPKGRKELAEASGLDEGQILKWANMADLMRVKGVGEEYSELLEAAGVDTVKELRHRNAENLTAKMVEVNAERKLVRQLPSGKLVEAWVEQAKTMDVILTY, encoded by the coding sequence ATGGCGTCCTATCCAATCAGCAAGATCGAGGGAATCGGACCGAAATATTCGGCGGTTCTTGCATCGGTGGGCGTGGCCACCACGGGCAAGTTGCTCGACCGGGCCAAGGACCCGAAGGGGCGCAAGGAACTCGCCGAAGCGTCCGGCCTTGACGAGGGGCAAATCCTGAAATGGGCCAATATGGCCGACCTGATGCGCGTCAAGGGTGTCGGCGAGGAGTATTCCGAGCTTCTTGAAGCTGCTGGCGTCGATACCGTGAAAGAATTGCGCCACCGCAATGCCGAGAACCTCACGGCCAAGATGGTCGAGGTCAATGCGGAGCGCAAACTTGTCCGCCAGCTTCCCAGCGGAAAGCTCGTGGAGGCCTGGGTCGAGCAGGCGAAGACCATGGATGTGATTCTCACCTACTGA